GCGCCAGGGAGATCGCCACCTCGGTCACGCTCACGCCGGGGGACACGCTGGCGGCGGTCAGCAGCTCGCCCTGGACGGTCCACGGCTGGCGTCCGATCTCGCTGAGCAGCCATCCGGCGACGATGGCCAGCGTGGGCAGCGGCAGGGCGAGCAGGCACGCGCGGGCGAACCAGTCGGGGGTGCCCCGGCGGCGCCGGGTCAGCCACAGCCCGAGGACCGACAGGCCCACGGTGGCCAGCCCGAACCCGATCATGACGCGGAAGGACCAGAACACGACCGGCACGTTCGGCCGGTAGTCGGCCTCCCCGTACCGCTCGGCGTACCGCCGCTGGATGTCCTCCACGCCCTGGACCTCGGCGTTCGGGTCGTGCGCGGCCAGCAGGCTGAGCACGTACGGCACCTCGACGCCGGGGACGATCGAGGCGGGCGCGCCCTTCCGGTCGTGCGGCAGGCCCTCGGCGGCGGCCAGCTTCATCGGCTGCTGCTCGCGCAGCAGTTGCCCGGACATGTCGCCGGTGCCCGCGACGACCGCCCCCGCGATGGCGGTCATCACCAGCGCGGCGCGCAGGCTGGTGCGCCACATCATCGGGTCGGCGGGGCCGCGCCCGCGGGCGGGCCTGGCCATCGGCACGGTCGCGTCGCCGTCGGCGATCATTCGGCGCTCGCGGAGGATGCGGTAGCCGCTGACCGCGATCACGAACCCGCCGGCGACGATGAAGGCCGCCGCGACGACGTGCGGCACCTGCGCCAGCGCGGTGGAGTTGGTCAGCACGGCCCACAGGTCGGTCATGCGGGCCTTGCCGTCCACGACCTCGTAGCCGACGGGGTGCTTCATCCAGGCGTTGGCGGCCAGGATGAAGTACGCCGACAGGTTCGAGCCGATGACGGCGGCCCACAGGCAGGCGAGATGGATCCGCTTGGGCAGCCGGTCCCAGCCGAAGATCCACAGGCCGAGGAACGTGGACTCCAGGAAGAAGGCCAGCAGGGCCTCCAGCGCCAGCGGCGCGCCGAAGACGTCACCGACGAACGTCGAGTAGGCGCTCCAGTTCATGCCGAACTGGAACTCCTGCACGAGGCCGGTCACGACGCCCATCGCGAAGTTGATCAGGAACAGCTTCCCGAAGAACTTGGTGAGCCGCAGGTAGTGCGCCTTGCCCGTGCGGTGCCAGGCGGTCTGGAGGCCGGCGACGAAGACGCCGAGTCCGATCGTCAGGGGTACGAAGAGAAAGTGGTACACGGTGGTGACCCCGAATTGCCACCGTGCCAGGTCCAATGCGTCCATGCGTCCCTCACGTCAGAAGCTCTACGTCTCGTAGTGCTACATCCAGTAGTACTACACGCTGTAGAGCTGATGCTCAGGGGAGGCCCCGCGCGTTCTGCGATCTTCGTCACACCGGCCGCGCGCCCCTCCCCAGGCTCGCGCGCGGCCCATCGCCCCCTTGGCGCGGCGACCCCATCATCGTGGGCGGGGACCCGCGGCGGCGTCCGCCCACGGGGTGATTCGCCGGTACGCCGTCCGAGGGACGGCCGCGGGCCTTGCGGCCCTCTCCGCGATCTCTCATGTCCCCCGTTAGCCGTCCGCAAGGTCCCCGCAAGGAGTTTCTCCCATAGTTGAAAAACCAACGAACGGCACATCAATCGGCAGGACGCGGTACTCGGAACCTGCCACCAGTACGTCAGCTCTGTGAGGTCGTCCGGCACCCGGTCGTCGGCGCGCGGGACCCCCTCACCACCGACAGCACGGGTGGGGGCCCGGGCTCCGATCGGCCGGCGGGACGCCGGCCACGTCGCACTGGAGGATGACCATGACCGGCCCCGATATCGGGCGGCGCCGTGAGATTCGCAAGGTGGGGGTCTGGCCTCCCGGCAGCCTGCTCGGCGGCCTCGGCGAGGCGGCCAGGGACGGGTTCCTCGCGCTGGGGACGCCCCGGCAGCTCACGGCAGGCGAGACGCTGATCGCCGAGGGCGAGACCCCGGCCGAGGTGTTCCTCCTCCTCGACGCCTGCGTCAAGATCACCGCCAGGACGGCGGGTGGCAGGTCCGCGCTGCTCGGGCTGCGCGTCGGCGGTGACCTCGCCGGTGACCTCGCCGTCCGCGACGGCCGCCCCTCGGCCGTGACCGCCACCGCGGCGGGCCACTGCCTCATGCGCGCCGTCCCGCGCCAGGCGTTCCTCGGCTTCCTCGCGCGCTGCCCCGAGGCGGCCTCGGCGGTGCAGCGCGCCGCCCAGCGCGCCTCGGCACGGCGGCGCGTCGAGTTCTCCACCCTCCCCCCGCTCACCCGCCTGACCCGCGTCCTCGCCGAACTCGCCGACTCCTACGGCACCTCCGTGCGCGAAGGCGTCATGATCGACGTGGACCTCACCCAGCCCGAACTGGCCGCCCTCGTCGGCGCGTGCGAGCCGACCGTCCACCGGGACCTCGACGTGCTGCGCCGAGGAGGCATCCTCGGCACCGGCTACCACCACCTCGTCGTCCACGACGCCCGCAGGCTGCGCCGCCTCGCCGGGCTCGGCGGGCACTCCTGGGAGTACGAGGTCCCGGCGTGACCGGGGAACGGCGCTGGCGCGGCCTCGGCCCCTGCGTCGCGCGCAAACCCCCGGTCAACGAGCCCGGCGGCCCGGTGCGCCGGCTCTGCATCGCCCTGGACGCCCACGGGCACGGCGCGGCCGGACGGCCCCTCGTCCCGATCGTCGAGGACGCGAGCGAGCGGGCCGGCCTCGACCGGCTCTACCTGGCCGAGCGCGGCGCCCCCGCGGGGCCGCGGCGGTCCGGAGGCCTGCTCCTGCTGCTCCCGCCCGGCGTGGACGAGGCCCGCGTCATCGCCGGGTTCGTCGGCGAACTGCGCCTCGCCCTTCGACGGCACAACGACCGTCCCGGCGAGGACGCCAGGACCCGGGTGCGCGCCGCCTTCCACCAAGGGCCCACGCGCGTCGGCGAGGGCGGCGTCGTCGGCAGGGCCGTGGACACCGTGTGCATGATGCGCGACAGCGACGCGCTCAAGGACGCGCTGCGGCGCCACCCCGGCTCCGACCTCGCCGTCGCCATCTCGGCCCAGCTCTTCGAGGACGTCATCGAGCACGAGCAGCGCGACCTCAGGCGGCACGCCTTCCACCCGCTCACCATCAAGGCGCAGGGCGCGCCCGCCGAGGCGTGGATCAGCGTCCCCGGCGCCGACCGCCACGTGTTCCGCCGCGATCGGCTCCTCGGCGTCCCCCGGCGGCGGCGCGCCCGTCCCGGTCCGGTCGTCAACATCGACGAGTTCTGAGATGACCGCGATGCCCGACGACGAGGAGAGCCGGGACGCCGGCCCCGGGAGCCGCCCGCCCGGGGAGCGGCGGCCCGGGTACGGCGAGGTCCACGAGGGCCTCGACGACCTCGTCCGCGCCGTGGAACGGTACAAGCACGGCGCGGGACGGCGTCCTTCCGCGGCCGACGCCGTCCGCGGAGCCTTCTACGCGGCACGCGACGGGCTCGCCGCCGTCGCCGCTCTGCCCGCCCGCCTGTGGCGTGCGCTGCGCCGCCGCTTCCCGAGGTGACAAGACGGTGGGCGAGCGGCCGGGCGGCGGGTACGCGGTGGGCGGCCGGGTGAGGTGTTAGCGTGATCGGCACCGCGGGCGTTTCGGCATCGGAGGTGTCCATGAAGGTCGTCGGCAGTGCCGTGGTGGGGGCCGATCGCGGCCGCGTCTGGGCCGCGCTCCAGGATCCGGCGGTGCTCGTGCGCACCATCCCCGGCTGCCGCCGCCTGGAGGCCGCCGGGTCCGACACCTACCGCATGACGGTCAGCGCGGGCGTCGCCTCCATCAAGGGCGTCTACGAGGGCGAGGTCGCGCTGTCGGAGCCCGACGAGCCGGAGGCGTTCACGCTGCGCGCCCGCGGGACCGGGGCGCCCGGCACCGTGGACGCGACCGTGCGCATCCGCCTCAGCGAGGTCGAGGGCGTCGACGGCGGCGCGACCCGCGTCGACTACGCCGCCGAGGCGGTGGTCGGCGGCATGATCGGCGGCGTCGGGCAGCGCGTGCTCGGCTCGGTCGCCAAGAAGACGGCAGGCGAGTTCTTCACCGCCGTCGACCAGCACCTCCGCCAGACCGCCCCCGCCGCCGTCCCTGTCGCGGGCCCTTCCGCCGGCGAGGTCGTCCCCGTGCCGGCCGGGACGGCGACAGCCCTCCCCGGAACGCTTCCGGCCGGGGCGCTCCCCGCGGTCCCCGGGGCGGTGCCCGCGGTCCCGGGGACGGTTCCCGCCGGGGCGGCGGATCTCCTCACGCATGCCGCGCCGGGGCAGGTCTTCGAGCGCCCACGTCCCGAGCGGGCCGGCACGCCGGTCTGGCCGGTGCTGACGGCGTTCGGCATGGGCGCGGGCGTCGCACTGGGCAGCGCCGTCATCGGCTGGCTCCTCGGCCGCTCCGGCCGCCGCCGCTGAGCCCCGCGCCCCGGTGGGCCGCCGCGAACGCCGGTCCCCTGCGCCGGTCGGCGTATGCCGGTCCGCGTAGGTCTCCGCGAACGCCGTACCCGCTCGTTGTGCGCGGTCGCGAGGGCCCGGCGTCCGACGTCTACCGGTCGGAGCGCGTGGTGGGCTTCGAAACCGGTGGCGCTCGGCGGGCGTGGGGGAGAGCCCGGTCACGCCTCTCAGGGCCGTAGATTTTTCCACTGCTCGCGGGGAGGTTCGGGTACGTCGCCGTGCCGGGTTCGCCGCAGCCTTTACCCCCCGCCGGTTGCGCGTCACCGCCCCGCCCCGGCCACGCGGGCGCCGTCCACCCGGGGTAGATCCCGATCTTGTTACGGTGTCTCGCGGAAGAGGATCTCCCGGCGTAACGTGGTGGGCATGCGAGAGTTCCGTGCGGAAGACGCCCGGACGCAGGCCCGGCGGCTCATCCAAGACCTGCTCGGCGAGGAGCACCCGACGGCGGCGTCCCTGCTGGACGCGGCCGGAGCCGCGCTCGGCGGTGACCGCGCGGCCCGCTGCGCCGAGCTCGCGCAGGGAGCGCCCCTCATCCGGCGCTCCTCCGAGCTGGCCGCCATCGCGGGCCTCCTCATCGGCACGCGCGCGCTCGGCGAGACCTGGTGGACGTCCGCGCGCGACGGGAAGATCCCCGCCCCCGACGAGGTCCTGGCCGTGGGCACGGCCATCGAGCCCTGGACGGACCTCACCGTCCTGGAGATGCTCGCCTCCTGGATCTCGGAGGACGCCGCCGACGTCGCGTGGGGCCGGCCGATCGCCTCGGTCGACCTCAACTCCTGGCAGGCCGAGGACCGCGTCGAACTGCCCTCCGACGTGCTCCCCGGCGCGCGCCTCGTCGTCGCCTTCGACGCGGGCGGGCGCGTGGACGCCGTCGTGGTCGAGCGGCTGGACGGTTCGCTCGGCTCCAACCTCGACTTCGCGTCCCTGCGCTACTCCCGTCCCGCCGAGGCGCAGTGGAGCTGGGGCGTCGCCGCCGGCCTCGGGCCGCACCCCCTGCCCGGCGAGGACCCGGACCCGTACGCCGTCACCGTCGACCAGCGCGTGGCCGAGACGCTGCGCCACTGGGCCCTGCGCCACGGCGCCACCGCCGAGCAGATCGGCCCGTGGTGGCAGGCCAAGGGCGACGTGGTCGCCGCCGTGGAGCGCTCCGACTGGATGTGGCGCAGCGGCGAGTGGTTCGCCTGGTGGCGCGCGGCCTCCGCCCTGCTCGGCGGCGACCCCGTCCAGATCGCCGCCCGCATGGACGACATCGCCTCCGCGCCCTGACCCGCGACATCGCCTCCCCGCCCTCACCCGCGCCGACGGGCGGGCCGGAGCCGCGGGTGCGCGGTCCCGGTCAGGCCGGGGTGACGGCCGGCAGGAGGGGCTCCGCGACCGGCCCCAGGTCGCCGCTGCGGTAATGCCGCCGGCACAGCACCCGGTAGTGCACCTGCGCGCCGTCGGTGTCGGCGATCACGACCTGCTCGCCCGTGCGCGCCATCACCCCGTCGACGATGCGCGCGTTCAGCCTGCCCTGCCGCCCGCACCAGCACAGCACCTCGACCTGCAGCCGCAGCACCTCGTCGGCCAGCTCGAACAGCCGCTGCGCCGCCGGGAACATGCGCGAGCGGAAGTCCGAGGCCAGGCCGAACGCGTACACGTCCACGCCGTGCCGGTCCACCAGGTCGGCGAGCTGCTCGATCTGGGCGACGGTGTAGAAGCACGCCTCGTCGCAGATCAGGTAGTCGATGCCGTCGCGCGAGCGGACCAGCTCGACCAGGTCGAGGTCGTCGTCCACCTCGATGGCCGCGAGTCCCAGCCCGATGCGGCTCGTGACCCGCGCGCCGCCGGACCGGTCGTGCTTGGTGAGCACCAGCCCGCGCCTGCCCTGCCGGGCGTGGTTGTAGTTCATCTGCAGGGCCAGCGTGGACTTGCCGCAGTCCATCGGACCGTGGAAGAACCGCAGCACGCCGTCCCGGCGCGTGTCGGGCAGGGGCGGGAGGGGGGTTTCGCTCACGGCCCAGCAGCATACAGACGCACGCCCGCATCCCCTCCCCGCCGGGTCACGAGGCCGGGTCGGCACCCCGAGCCTCAGGGGTGCCCGGTGGGGCGGCCGGGAAGCCGTGCCCCGGCGGCCCGGGTCAGACGGCCGGGACGGCGAAGCGCAGGGCCGTCATGCCGGCGATCGGCGTCCGGGACGTCTCCCTGCCACCCGCGCCGTCCCGTGCCTCGAACCGGAGCGCGGTGCCGGGCACCCCCGCGTACACGACGCCGTCCTGGCCCGTCGCGATCCCGGCGGCCGTCCCCGGCAGCCGCCACTCCTCGCGCGCCTTGAGCGTCTCGCCGTCCACCACCTGGACCGACGACCCGGCGGCCACGTACAGCCGAACGCCCGCCGCGACGGCCGAGGCCGTGCCGCCGGCGGCGTCGATCCGCGCCGTGCGCTCGATCCGCAGCGTGTCGGTGCCCGCCCGCACGACCGTCCCGCTCGCCGCGTCGTACACGAACAGCGCGCCGCCGTGGACGGCCAGCGCGTGCCCCCGCGCCGCGCCCCTGCCGAACGGCTCGGGCAGGTCCAGGCAGTACGCCCACCGCTGCTCCAGATCCAGCACGTGCACGAACGCGTGCACCCCCGTCCCGCGCCCGGCCACCAGATCACGGGTGTGCAGGTGGCCGGGCTGGTGGGTGTAGAGCGTGTACAGCCGCCGGTGGTCCGGCGCGAGCACCGCGACCCGGCCCTCCCCGCGCATCGTCTCCTCCGCGCCCGGCGGCACCGGCTTCTTCTCCCGCGTGAGCAGCGGCCCGAGCGTGCCGGAGTCCAGGTCGCACACGCGCACGCGGTAGCGGTCCGGCCTGGTGGCGGGCAGGTATTCGAGGACGAACAGCGCGGTCCCGCCGAGGCTGAAGGAGTCCGGCTCGAAGTTGCCCTTCAGGCGCAGGGTCTTCGGGGGCCTGTCACCCGACGGGTCGGCCACGACGACGGTCGTCTCCCGCCGCCCGGGACCGCCGTACGGCGAGGCGGGCGCGGGGGCGGCGAGGGCCACCACGGTGCCGGACGGCGCCACCGCCCGCGCCACCAGGCCCGGCGGGACGGAGGTCCGCGTCAAGGTTCTGCCGGTCCGGGCGTCCAGCGTGATGAGCGCGTTAGCCGCCGTGACGCTGTACAGGAGCCGCTGGTCGGCCCCGGGGACCGCGTCCTTCAGGGACAGGATGGTCGCGCCGGTGGCGGCGTCCACGGCGGACAGATGGGTCGAGACGTCGGCGTACAGCACGTCCCCGGCGGGCGGGGAGGCGCCCGCGGCCACCCGGCCCGGATCCGGGGAAGGGGGGTCCTCGCCGGGACCCGTGCACGAGGTGAGCAGGGCGGCCCCCGCGAGACCGCCGGTGACCCTCAGGAAGTGTCGTCGCTCCATGCCCTGCATACCGCCCCCGCCGCCGCGGGGTTCCCGCGTCCCCGCGGCGTTCCGGAGATCGGCGCGGCCGGGCACACCTGCCGACGACACGGCGATTCCTTGGCGAACGTTGCTGATTCCCCAGGCCGTGGCGCTTCAGTAAACACTGAGAGCATGCGCAACGTCCGTATCGGCGTCGACACCGGGGGCACGTTCACCGACGTGGTCGCGGTGGACGAGCAGACCGGCCAGATCACCACGACCAAGACCCCGTCCACGCCCGCCGACCCCGCGGTCGGCTTCATGAACGGCGTGCGCAAGGTGCTGTCCGGGCTGAGCCTCGCGGACGTCGGCGGCGTCGTCCACGGCACGACCGTCGCCACCAACCAGCTCCTAGAGGACCGGCCCCTCGACCTGGGGTTCATCACCACCGAAGGGTTCGCGCACATCCTGGAGATCGCCCGCCAGAGTGTCCCCGACGGCTACGGCAACTCGTACTTCTGGGTCAAACCCCCGCGCATCGTGCCCGTGCACCGCGTGAAGACCGTCGGCGGACGCCTGGACCACCTCGGCCACGAGGTACGCCCCTTCGACGAGGACGAGGCGGCCCGCGTCGCCCGCTGGTTCCGCGACCAGGGCGTCACCGCCCTCGGCGTCTGCTTCCTGCACTCCTACGCCAGCCCCGCCCACGAGCACCGCATGCGCGCCGTGCTGGAGCGCGAGCACCCCGCCGCCGTGGTCTCGCTGTCCAGCGACGTGCTGCGCGAGTACCGCGAGTACGAGCGCTCGGTCACCACCCTGGTCGACGCGGCCGTCAAGCCCACCATGCGCCGCTACATCGCCGGCCTGTCCGACCGGCTCGGCATGCCGTTCTCGGTGATGAAGAGCAACGGCGGCGTCCTGTCGGCGGCCGAGGTCGTCCACCAGCCCATCACCACCGTGCTGTCCGGGCCCGCCGCCGGAGCCCTCGGCGCCGCCCTCATCGCCGAGACCGCCGGCCACCCCTCGGTGATCACCCTGGACGGCGGCGGCACCTCCACCGACGTCGCCGTGGTGGTGAACGGCGAGCCGTCCCTCACCACCGAGGGCTCCATCGGCCGGTACCCGTGCAAGATCCCCATGATCGACATCGTGACCGTCGGCGCGGGCGGCGGCTCGGTCGCCTGGATCTCCCCCGAGGGCACGCTGAAGGTCGGCCCGCGCTCCGCCGGCGCCGACCCCGGGCCGCTGTGCTACGGCAAGGGCGGCACCGAGGTCACCGTCACCGACGCGCACGTCTTCCTCGGCCGCGTCCCCCCGCACCTGCTCGGCGGCGAGATCCCCCTGGACGTGGACGCGGCCCGCGCGGGCGTCGAGGCGCTGGCCGGCCGGCTCGGCCTCGGCCCCGCGCGCACGGCCGCCGGCATCCTGGAGATCAGCGCGTTCAACCAGTCCAACGCGATCCGCCAGATCACCGTGCGACGCGGCCTCGACGTGCGCGACTTCCCGATGGTCGCCTTCGGCGGCTCCGGGCCGCTGCTGGTGTGCCGCCTCATCGACATCCTCGGCCTGCCCGCGGTCCTCGTCCCGCCCGGGCCGGGCAACGTGTCGGCGTTCGGGCTGCTCACCGTGGACGTCAAGAACGACTACGTCCGCACCCACGTCACCCGCGACCTGCGGCCCGAGACCGCCGCCGCGATCCTCGCCGAACTGACCGGCCAGGCCGCCCGCGCCCTCGACCGCGAGGGCTTCCCCGGCGACCGGCACGTGTACGCGCGCAGCGCCGACCTGCGGTACTACGGACAGGCGTACGAGGTCCGCGTCCCCGCGCCCGGGGGTCCGGTGGACGAGGCGTGGCGCGCCGAGGTGCTCGACCGGTTCCACGACGCCCACCAGCGGCTCTACGGGTACGGCTACCGCGACGACCCGCGGCACGCCGTCGAATGGGTCAACCTGCGCGTCTCCGGCGTCGGCCCCATCACCCGCCCCGCCGTCCCCGGCCTGCCGCCGCGCGACGGCGGCTCCCCGGCACCGGCGGGGGAGCGGCGCGTGTACTTCGACGAACCGCCCCCGTGGCCCGCCACGCCCCTCTACCGGCGTGACGAGCTGCGCCGCGGCGACGTGCTGACCGGGCCCGCCGTCATCGAGGAGTACGGCTCCACGCTGCCCCTGCACCCCGGCTTCACCGCCGAGGCCGACGCCCACGGCAACCTCGTCGTGCGCCGCGCGGCCGCCCGTCCCCCGCATGGAGGAGGCGCATGACCGCCGTCGACCCCGTCCTGGTCGAGATCGTCGAGGGCACGCTCGCCTCGGTCGAGCGGGAGGTCGAGACCGCCATCGCCCGCACGGCCCGCTCGCCGATGATCCGCGACGCGCACGACTTCCGCGCCGGCATCCACGACGCCCGCATGCGCAAGCTCACCGGCCGCTCCTACTCCGCGCTCGTCCAGCCCGTCGTCCGCGACTTCCCCGTCGCCGAGATGAACCCCGGCGACGTGTACTTCCACAACGACGTCTACCTGTCCGAGGGCGGCATCGGCCACCTGCCCGACCTGTGCGTCACCGTCCCGGTCTTCCACGACGGCGACGTGGTCGCGTTCGTCCAGGCGTTCGGCCACCACGACGACATCGGCGGCGCCGTCCCCGGCTCGATGCCCTCGCACGCGCGCAGCGCCTTCGAGGAGGGCCTGATGGTCCCGCCGATCAAGCTGTGGGACCGGGGCGTGCCCAACCGGGCCGCGCTCACCATCATGACCCGCAACTCCCGCATGCCCGACTCCCTCGCCGGGGACCTGGACGCCGAGTGCTCCGCCTGCCTGATGGGCGCCCGCCGCCTCGCCGACCTGTTCGCCCGGTACGGCAGGGCGGCCGTCGAGGCGTGCTTCGACGCGATCATCTCGAACACCACCGAGACGTTCCGCCGCGAGCTGCTGGCCAAGATCCCCG
The Sphaerisporangium krabiense genome window above contains:
- a CDS encoding Crp/Fnr family transcriptional regulator is translated as MTGPDIGRRREIRKVGVWPPGSLLGGLGEAARDGFLALGTPRQLTAGETLIAEGETPAEVFLLLDACVKITARTAGGRSALLGLRVGGDLAGDLAVRDGRPSAVTATAAGHCLMRAVPRQAFLGFLARCPEAASAVQRAAQRASARRRVEFSTLPPLTRLTRVLAELADSYGTSVREGVMIDVDLTQPELAALVGACEPTVHRDLDVLRRGGILGTGYHHLVVHDARRLRRLAGLGGHSWEYEVPA
- a CDS encoding SRPBCC family protein, whose amino-acid sequence is MIGTAGVSASEVSMKVVGSAVVGADRGRVWAALQDPAVLVRTIPGCRRLEAAGSDTYRMTVSAGVASIKGVYEGEVALSEPDEPEAFTLRARGTGAPGTVDATVRIRLSEVEGVDGGATRVDYAAEAVVGGMIGGVGQRVLGSVAKKTAGEFFTAVDQHLRQTAPAAVPVAGPSAGEVVPVPAGTATALPGTLPAGALPAVPGAVPAVPGTVPAGAADLLTHAAPGQVFERPRPERAGTPVWPVLTAFGMGAGVALGSAVIGWLLGRSGRRR
- a CDS encoding hydantoinase/oxoprolinase family protein, yielding MRNVRIGVDTGGTFTDVVAVDEQTGQITTTKTPSTPADPAVGFMNGVRKVLSGLSLADVGGVVHGTTVATNQLLEDRPLDLGFITTEGFAHILEIARQSVPDGYGNSYFWVKPPRIVPVHRVKTVGGRLDHLGHEVRPFDEDEAARVARWFRDQGVTALGVCFLHSYASPAHEHRMRAVLEREHPAAVVSLSSDVLREYREYERSVTTLVDAAVKPTMRRYIAGLSDRLGMPFSVMKSNGGVLSAAEVVHQPITTVLSGPAAGALGAALIAETAGHPSVITLDGGGTSTDVAVVVNGEPSLTTEGSIGRYPCKIPMIDIVTVGAGGGSVAWISPEGTLKVGPRSAGADPGPLCYGKGGTEVTVTDAHVFLGRVPPHLLGGEIPLDVDAARAGVEALAGRLGLGPARTAAGILEISAFNQSNAIRQITVRRGLDVRDFPMVAFGGSGPLLVCRLIDILGLPAVLVPPGPGNVSAFGLLTVDVKNDYVRTHVTRDLRPETAAAILAELTGQAARALDREGFPGDRHVYARSADLRYYGQAYEVRVPAPGGPVDEAWRAEVLDRFHDAHQRLYGYGYRDDPRHAVEWVNLRVSGVGPITRPAVPGLPPRDGGSPAPAGERRVYFDEPPPWPATPLYRRDELRRGDVLTGPAVIEEYGSTLPLHPGFTAEADAHGNLVVRRAAARPPHGGGA
- a CDS encoding thymidine kinase, which encodes MSETPLPPLPDTRRDGVLRFFHGPMDCGKSTLALQMNYNHARQGRRGLVLTKHDRSGGARVTSRIGLGLAAIEVDDDLDLVELVRSRDGIDYLICDEACFYTVAQIEQLADLVDRHGVDVYAFGLASDFRSRMFPAAQRLFELADEVLRLQVEVLCWCGRQGRLNARIVDGVMARTGEQVVIADTDGAQVHYRVLCRRHYRSGDLGPVAEPLLPAVTPA
- a CDS encoding cytochrome ubiquinol oxidase subunit I; the encoded protein is MDALDLARWQFGVTTVYHFLFVPLTIGLGVFVAGLQTAWHRTGKAHYLRLTKFFGKLFLINFAMGVVTGLVQEFQFGMNWSAYSTFVGDVFGAPLALEALLAFFLESTFLGLWIFGWDRLPKRIHLACLWAAVIGSNLSAYFILAANAWMKHPVGYEVVDGKARMTDLWAVLTNSTALAQVPHVVAAAFIVAGGFVIAVSGYRILRERRMIADGDATVPMARPARGRGPADPMMWRTSLRAALVMTAIAGAVVAGTGDMSGQLLREQQPMKLAAAEGLPHDRKGAPASIVPGVEVPYVLSLLAAHDPNAEVQGVEDIQRRYAERYGEADYRPNVPVVFWSFRVMIGFGLATVGLSVLGLWLTRRRRGTPDWFARACLLALPLPTLAIVAGWLLSEIGRQPWTVQGELLTAASVSPGVSVTEVAISLALFTALYGALAVAEGWLLARHVKAGPEPVVPAPRVPDDAEPVRLAPTLMY